In a genomic window of Myxococcales bacterium:
- the hemN gene encoding oxygen-independent coproporphyrinogen III oxidase produces the protein MVAPRYTSYPPATAFGPVNDRLALAELTRLGKVGAPLSLYVHVPFCRSLCWYCGCNVTVTRARDRGDSYVDTLATEMVRVAQALDAPTPVTEISLGGGSPNFLKPGAMSALASALERYFTIAPDARRSIELDPRATTPEQIDALAAAGWNTVSIGVQDFDAQVQEMIGRHQSVAETRALVERVRAAGVDDLNMDLIYGLPRQTEESLLTSIDAVVELGPDRIALFGYAHVPEMRPHQRLLERKGRLPDRYERAALVLAASARLRAAGYVALGLDHFAKPTSRLAQAAATGRMTRNFQGYAERLADAVIGLGASAISSTPRAHWQNHAEVGPWSEALAKGELPVHRGLALTHDDCIRGDAISTLMCTGELDLEAFGKRWDIDAEGYFADALTALADDADLATVDRAAHRVVATPLGQVLIRNVCARFDRYHQPGTRRGSVTV, from the coding sequence ATGGTCGCGCCTCGGTACACCAGCTATCCACCAGCCACGGCCTTCGGCCCGGTCAACGACCGGCTCGCCCTCGCCGAGCTGACCCGGCTCGGCAAGGTCGGCGCCCCACTGTCCCTGTACGTGCACGTGCCGTTCTGCCGGTCGCTGTGCTGGTACTGCGGCTGCAACGTCACGGTGACCCGGGCCCGGGACCGGGGCGATAGCTACGTCGACACGCTCGCGACCGAGATGGTGCGGGTGGCCCAGGCGCTCGACGCGCCGACCCCGGTCACCGAGATCTCGCTCGGCGGCGGCTCCCCGAACTTCCTCAAGCCGGGCGCCATGAGCGCGCTGGCGTCGGCGCTCGAGCGGTACTTCACGATCGCGCCCGACGCACGCCGCTCGATCGAGCTGGACCCGCGCGCGACCACCCCCGAGCAGATCGACGCGCTGGCCGCGGCCGGCTGGAATACGGTGTCGATCGGCGTCCAGGACTTCGACGCCCAGGTCCAGGAGATGATCGGGCGCCACCAGAGCGTGGCCGAGACCCGGGCCCTGGTCGAGCGCGTCCGGGCCGCCGGTGTTGACGACCTCAACATGGACCTGATCTACGGGCTGCCGCGCCAGACCGAGGAGTCGCTCTTGACCTCGATCGACGCGGTCGTCGAGCTCGGCCCCGATCGCATCGCGCTGTTCGGCTACGCCCACGTCCCCGAGATGCGCCCACACCAGCGGCTGCTCGAGCGCAAGGGCCGCCTGCCCGACCGCTACGAGCGCGCGGCGCTGGTGCTGGCGGCGTCGGCCCGCCTGCGCGCCGCCGGCTACGTCGCGCTCGGCCTCGATCACTTCGCCAAGCCGACCTCGCGCCTGGCCCAGGCCGCCGCGACCGGCCGCATGACCCGCAACTTCCAGGGCTACGCCGAGCGCCTCGCCGACGCCGTGATCGGCCTGGGCGCGTCGGCGATCTCGTCGACGCCGCGGGCCCACTGGCAGAACCACGCCGAGGTCGGCCCGTGGAGCGAGGCCCTGGCCAAGGGCGAGCTGCCGGTCCACCGCGGCCTGGCGTTGACCCACGACGACTGCATCCGCGGCGACGCCATCTCGACGCTGATGTGCACCGGCGAGCTCGACCTCGAGGCCTTCGGCAAGCGCTGGGACATCGACGCCGAGGGCTACTTCGCCGACGCGCTGACCGCGCTCGCCGACGACGCCGATCTGGCGACGGTCGACCGCGCCGCCCACCGGGTGGTCGCGACCCCGCTGGGCCAGGTGCTGATCCGCAACGTCTGCGCGCGCTTCGATCGCTACCACCAGCCCGGCACCCGCCGCGGCTCGGTGACGGTCTGA
- a CDS encoding CotH kinase family protein, protein MRWTAIACVLTVACGAAPADSADAGPGPDAVPFDPSAELYDPAVVPRFELTLDPAAVAALETDPRTYARATLRYGAEVVTDIGVHIKGEWNFRPLSAKAAWKLKFDAFVPGQRFHGLARMTLNNALEDPSWVAERLTYDLYRGAALPAPRANAAWVTVNGAAYGLYINVETEDRHLLARWFADPSGNLYEETGAEFEPGNEDGFELETNEAVADKADLTRLFAAVAGASDATFQADVGAVLDLPAFLRYCAYEAAVWQWDGYCYTRFGPNNFRTYHEPTRDQFYLLPWGMDMSWKPHEPTLDIFDARGLVLERCLAIPGCRAAYRVELAAVADRLDTLDLPARVDAYAAQARALVALDPRKEIDDARFEETVATVRAVAAGRAADLRAQVGP, encoded by the coding sequence ATGCGCTGGACCGCGATCGCGTGCGTGCTCACCGTCGCCTGTGGCGCCGCGCCGGCCGACAGCGCCGACGCCGGGCCTGGCCCCGACGCCGTGCCCTTCGACCCGAGCGCCGAGCTCTACGATCCGGCGGTGGTGCCGCGCTTCGAGCTGACGCTCGACCCGGCGGCCGTGGCCGCGCTCGAGACCGATCCGCGCACCTACGCCCGCGCGACCCTGCGCTACGGCGCCGAGGTCGTCACCGACATCGGCGTCCACATCAAGGGCGAGTGGAACTTCCGGCCGCTGTCGGCGAAGGCGGCCTGGAAGCTCAAGTTCGACGCGTTCGTCCCGGGCCAGCGCTTCCACGGCCTGGCCCGGATGACCCTCAACAACGCCCTCGAGGATCCATCGTGGGTGGCGGAGCGCCTGACCTACGATCTGTACCGCGGCGCCGCGCTGCCCGCGCCTCGCGCCAACGCTGCCTGGGTCACCGTCAACGGCGCCGCCTACGGCCTGTACATCAACGTCGAGACCGAGGACCGGCACCTGCTGGCTCGCTGGTTCGCCGACCCGTCCGGCAACCTGTACGAGGAGACCGGCGCCGAGTTCGAGCCGGGCAACGAGGACGGGTTCGAGCTCGAGACCAACGAGGCCGTCGCCGACAAGGCCGACCTGACCCGGCTGTTCGCCGCCGTCGCCGGCGCGTCCGACGCGACGTTCCAGGCCGACGTCGGCGCGGTGCTCGACCTGCCGGCGTTCCTCCGCTACTGCGCCTACGAGGCGGCGGTCTGGCAGTGGGACGGCTACTGCTACACGCGGTTCGGCCCCAACAACTTCCGCACCTACCACGAGCCCACCCGCGACCAGTTCTACCTGCTGCCGTGGGGCATGGACATGTCGTGGAAGCCGCACGAGCCGACCCTCGACATCTTCGACGCCCGCGGCCTCGTGCTCGAGCGATGCCTGGCGATCCCCGGGTGCCGCGCCGCCTACCGCGTCGAGCTGGCGGCGGTCGCCGATCGGCTCGACACGCTCGACCTCCCGGCCCGGGTCGACGCCTACGCCGCGCAGGCGCGGGCGTTGGTCGCCCTCGATCCCCGCAAGGAGATCGACGACGCCCGGTTCGAGGAGACGGTCGCGACGGTGCGCGCGGTCGCAGCTGGCCGCGCCGCCGATCTGCGGGCCCAGGTCGGGCCGTGA
- a CDS encoding tetratricopeptide repeat protein, translating into MIGGADAAAAARRERLAATRATRGVRPWPRAMVALALLCVADRDVDSARWHLREVLAIDPTSPAARQLMTRLGG; encoded by the coding sequence GTGATCGGCGGCGCCGACGCCGCGGCCGCCGCCCGACGCGAGCGCCTGGCCGCGACCCGCGCGACCCGCGGCGTGCGGCCGTGGCCCCGGGCCATGGTGGCGCTGGCGCTCCTGTGCGTCGCCGATCGCGACGTCGACAGCGCGCGCTGGCACCTGCGCGAGGTGCTCGCGATCGATCCGACGTCCCCGGCGGCGCGCCAGCTGATGACGCGCCTGGGCGGGTGA
- a CDS encoding sigma-54-dependent Fis family transcriptional regulator, whose amino-acid sequence MAPGRILVVDDEVNARTALAELLSEEGFDVETAADAFKALGKVEAFAPDVVVTDLKMPGMDGIELVKRLRALEDPPVVVVMTAFGAVQSAVDAMRAGASEYLTKPINIDELLVSLTRVLEHQALRRETRQLRQRVRDRVAPANIIGDSPAMQRIFEVIDQAAPSRATILITGESGTGKELVANAIHDRSPRAAGPFVKLHCAALAESLLESELFGHERGAFTGAVARRDGRFQQAHGGTLFLDEIGEISPALQVKLLRFLQEHEFERVGGGQTIRVDVRIVAATNRDLTEEVARGRFREDLFYRLNVVSLHMPSLRERKTDIPTLAKFFLDRFAKENGKGVTELAPETLALLMSHDWPGNVRELENAIERAVVMVQGPRIEPRHLPANVRPGTPIQPGLPTIPGSTLAQLERYAILETLRATGGSTSKAAEMLGVSVRTIQYRLHEYNAAPRSEVEVANRKAGARPDDPPLIPGTPTSRE is encoded by the coding sequence GTGGCTCCCGGTCGAATTCTAGTCGTGGACGACGAGGTAAACGCTCGGACCGCGCTGGCCGAGCTGTTGTCCGAAGAGGGGTTCGACGTCGAGACTGCGGCCGACGCCTTCAAGGCGCTGGGCAAGGTCGAGGCGTTCGCACCTGATGTCGTGGTGACCGACCTGAAGATGCCCGGCATGGACGGCATCGAGCTGGTCAAGCGCCTGCGGGCCCTCGAGGACCCGCCGGTCGTTGTGGTGATGACTGCGTTCGGCGCTGTCCAGTCCGCGGTCGACGCGATGCGCGCCGGCGCCAGCGAGTACCTGACCAAGCCGATCAACATCGACGAGCTCCTGGTTTCTCTGACCCGGGTCCTGGAGCACCAGGCCTTGCGCCGCGAGACCCGCCAGCTGCGCCAGCGGGTCCGCGACCGGGTCGCCCCCGCCAACATCATCGGCGACAGCCCGGCGATGCAGCGCATCTTCGAGGTGATCGACCAGGCCGCGCCCAGCCGCGCGACGATCCTCATCACCGGCGAGAGCGGCACCGGCAAGGAGCTGGTCGCCAACGCCATCCACGACCGGTCGCCGCGCGCCGCCGGCCCGTTCGTCAAGCTGCACTGCGCGGCGCTGGCCGAGAGCCTGCTCGAGAGCGAGCTGTTCGGCCACGAGCGCGGGGCGTTCACCGGCGCGGTCGCCCGGCGCGACGGCCGGTTCCAGCAGGCCCACGGCGGCACCCTGTTCCTCGACGAGATCGGTGAGATCTCGCCGGCGCTGCAGGTCAAGCTCTTGCGGTTCCTGCAGGAGCACGAGTTCGAGCGGGTCGGCGGCGGGCAGACCATCCGGGTCGACGTGCGCATCGTCGCGGCGACCAACCGCGACCTGACCGAGGAGGTCGCCCGCGGGCGCTTCCGCGAGGATCTGTTCTACCGGCTCAACGTCGTCAGCCTGCACATGCCGTCGCTGCGCGAGCGCAAGACCGACATCCCGACCCTGGCGAAGTTCTTCCTCGATCGCTTCGCCAAGGAGAACGGCAAGGGCGTGACCGAGCTGGCGCCCGAGACCCTGGCGCTGCTGATGTCCCACGACTGGCCCGGCAACGTCCGCGAGCTCGAGAACGCGATCGAGCGCGCGGTCGTCATGGTGCAGGGGCCGCGCATCGAGCCCCGCCACCTGCCGGCCAACGTCCGCCCGGGCACCCCGATCCAGCCGGGCCTGCCGACGATCCCGGGCTCGACGCTGGCCCAGCTCGAGCGCTACGCGATCCTCGAGACGCTCCGGGCCACCGGCGGCTCGACCTCGAAGGCCGCCGAGATGCTCGGGGTCAGCGTCCGCACCATCCAGTACCGGCTCCACGAGTACAACGCCGCGCCGCGCTCCGAGGTCGAGGTCGCGAACCGCAAGGCCGGCGCCCGGCCCGACGATCCGCCGCTCATCCCAGGCACCCCGACGAGCCGCGAGTGA